The following proteins are encoded in a genomic region of Methylocella tundrae:
- a CDS encoding LysR family transcriptional regulator, translating to MPFDGRLLAGVSVLAAVVEGGSFVRAAEALGMSASGVSRAVSRLESRVGVRLIDRTTRSLTLSDEGRRFYEQVGPMLAGIEEAAVDASGSLSAVRGRLRVNLDPFFSRLVLAERLGVFLDRYPDLSLELITRDRIGDLVADGIDVAMRFGEPPTSSLVSRKVLETRILTVAAPAYLARHGRPKRPIELARHACIQFLNPHTARPFDWEFHKGHKVLPVKTTGRLLLNDVGALLKACAAGAGVAQVMAMGADELLHQGRLIELFPEWSGEMFPLYALYPSKRHPSAKVKAFIDFVLQTLH from the coding sequence ATGCCGTTTGATGGACGATTGCTGGCTGGCGTCAGTGTTCTCGCCGCTGTCGTCGAAGGCGGCAGCTTCGTTCGCGCCGCCGAAGCGCTGGGGATGAGCGCCTCAGGCGTCAGCCGCGCGGTGTCGCGGCTTGAATCGCGCGTCGGCGTGCGCCTGATCGACAGAACCACGAGATCATTGACTCTCAGCGATGAAGGCCGCCGTTTCTACGAACAGGTTGGTCCGATGCTGGCTGGCATCGAAGAAGCGGCGGTTGACGCGTCGGGATCTTTGAGCGCCGTGCGCGGCCGGCTGCGCGTCAATCTCGATCCGTTCTTTTCCCGGCTCGTTCTCGCCGAGCGCCTCGGCGTGTTCCTTGACCGCTATCCGGACCTCTCCCTCGAGCTCATCACCCGCGACCGTATCGGCGATCTGGTCGCCGATGGCATCGACGTCGCCATGCGCTTCGGAGAGCCCCCGACATCTTCACTGGTTTCGCGTAAAGTTCTCGAAACGAGGATTCTCACCGTGGCCGCGCCAGCCTATCTCGCACGCCACGGTCGACCGAAACGTCCAATAGAGCTCGCTCGCCACGCCTGCATTCAGTTTCTCAATCCGCATACCGCGCGGCCTTTCGATTGGGAGTTTCATAAGGGCCATAAGGTCTTGCCGGTGAAGACGACCGGACGCCTGTTGCTCAACGACGTCGGCGCTCTGCTCAAGGCATGCGCCGCGGGCGCAGGGGTCGCTCAGGTTATGGCGATGGGCGCCGACGAATTGCTTCATCAAGGCCGCCTGATCGAATTATTCCCCGAGTGGTCTGGAGAAATGTTTCCGCTCTACGCATTGTATCCGTCGAAACGCCATCCATCGGCGAAGGTCAAGGCGTTCATCGATTTTGTGCTGCAGACCCTCCATTAG
- a CDS encoding alkaline phosphatase family protein, whose translation MIGNTVAPIATASAQEGRSEEGRHEEGRTATPIKHVIIILGENRSFDHIFATYKPVHKGESISNLLSKGIVNADGTPGPNYDEALQSRGFDTTRYQLTPSKTAYSVLPPALVGGPSTPALCAALGVTSGTSCDTPANEAVAKTVENGLPDDYYKYLLTGGTGQTSKTPDKRISYAGRDATHLPPGPYQLTSKTYPYDAYAASPVHRFYQMWQQLDCDASAATEHNSSGCRSDLFPWVETSVGAGSNGAAPPAGFNESSTGEGSTSMGFFNVQQGDAPYLKELADTYSMSDNYHQAVNGGTGANHVMFGAGDAIWFSDGAGNPAVPPHNPVNPTAPGTPLPGYASALSEIENPNPRPGTNNYYTEDGYGGGSGSPTAVAPNANHGGGSYVNCSDATQPGVPAVLNYLHSLSHKIAAGCETGHYYLLNNYNPGYFGDGSNAYTDANANNTVFTIPPSNLRTIGDSLNERQISWAYYGDDWNRYLNDKYEKNAEDIYCNICNWAQYSTSIMTNAAARTEHLKDTTDLYASIAAGKLPAVSYVKPSGLLDGHPGSSKLNLYEGFVKKIVDGVKANPKLWAETAILVTFDEGGGYWDSGYVQPLDFFGDGTRTPMIVVSPYSRGGHISHTYADHVSTLKFIEANWGLKPITRRSRDNFPNPRTESDPYVPVNSPAIGDMMDLFNFDHDHDHDHDHDHDRDHH comes from the coding sequence ATGATCGGCAATACGGTGGCTCCGATCGCCACGGCGTCTGCGCAAGAGGGCCGGTCGGAAGAGGGCCGCCACGAAGAAGGGCGCACTGCGACGCCCATCAAACATGTGATCATCATTCTCGGCGAGAACCGCAGCTTCGATCATATCTTCGCCACCTACAAGCCCGTGCACAAGGGTGAGAGCATTTCGAATCTGCTCTCGAAAGGCATCGTCAATGCGGACGGAACGCCTGGGCCGAACTATGACGAGGCCCTGCAGTCCCGCGGATTCGACACCACGCGATACCAGCTGACGCCGTCCAAAACGGCTTACTCGGTTCTGCCTCCCGCCTTGGTCGGCGGCCCATCGACGCCAGCGCTGTGCGCGGCTTTGGGCGTGACCAGCGGCACATCATGCGACACCCCGGCCAATGAGGCTGTCGCCAAGACTGTCGAGAACGGTCTGCCTGACGATTATTATAAATATCTGCTGACCGGCGGCACCGGCCAAACGAGCAAAACGCCCGACAAACGCATCTCCTACGCCGGCCGGGACGCGACGCATCTGCCGCCTGGACCATACCAGCTGACGTCGAAGACGTACCCGTACGACGCCTACGCAGCGAGCCCGGTGCATCGTTTCTATCAGATGTGGCAACAGCTCGATTGCGACGCCTCCGCTGCGACCGAGCATAACAGCTCGGGTTGCCGCTCCGATCTGTTCCCCTGGGTTGAGACGTCAGTCGGCGCCGGATCAAATGGCGCCGCGCCGCCGGCCGGCTTCAACGAGTCGTCGACGGGCGAAGGCTCGACCTCGATGGGGTTCTTCAATGTTCAGCAAGGCGATGCGCCGTACTTGAAGGAACTCGCCGATACCTATTCGATGAGCGACAATTATCATCAGGCTGTTAACGGCGGCACGGGCGCCAATCACGTCATGTTCGGCGCCGGCGATGCAATCTGGTTCAGCGATGGCGCAGGCAACCCCGCCGTGCCGCCACATAACCCGGTCAATCCGACAGCTCCCGGCACGCCTCTGCCTGGCTACGCAAGCGCGCTGAGCGAAATCGAAAATCCGAACCCACGGCCCGGCACCAACAATTACTATACAGAGGACGGCTACGGCGGCGGCTCCGGATCTCCCACCGCGGTTGCTCCGAACGCCAACCACGGCGGCGGCTCCTACGTCAATTGCTCCGACGCGACTCAGCCGGGCGTTCCGGCTGTGTTGAATTACCTCCATTCGCTGAGCCACAAGATCGCGGCCGGCTGCGAGACCGGGCATTACTATCTGCTCAACAACTATAACCCCGGCTACTTCGGCGACGGCAGCAATGCCTACACCGACGCCAATGCCAACAACACTGTTTTCACGATCCCTCCGTCGAACCTGCGCACCATCGGCGATTCTCTCAATGAGAGGCAGATCTCCTGGGCCTATTACGGGGATGATTGGAACCGGTATCTCAATGACAAATATGAGAAGAACGCCGAGGACATCTATTGCAACATCTGCAATTGGGCGCAATACTCGACGTCGATCATGACCAACGCCGCGGCGCGCACGGAGCATCTCAAGGACACGACTGATCTTTACGCAAGCATCGCCGCTGGCAAGCTGCCGGCTGTTTCATATGTCAAGCCGAGCGGCCTGCTCGACGGTCATCCCGGTTCCTCCAAACTCAATCTGTACGAAGGCTTCGTCAAAAAGATCGTCGACGGCGTCAAGGCCAATCCCAAGCTGTGGGCTGAAACGGCGATTCTCGTGACCTTCGACGAAGGCGGCGGATATTGGGACTCGGGCTACGTCCAGCCGCTCGACTTCTTCGGCGACGGCACGCGCACCCCGATGATCGTCGTGTCGCCGTACAGCAGAGGCGGCCACATCTCGCATACCTATGCGGATCACGTCTCGACGCTCAAGTTCATCGAAGCGAATTGGGGCCTCAAGCCGATCACTCGGCGGAGCCGGGACAATTTCCCGAACCCGCGCACCGAGTCTGATCCTTATGTCCCGGTCAACTCTCCTGCTATCGGCGATATGATGGATCTGTTCAACTTCGACCATGACCATGACCATGACCATGACCACGACCATGACCGTGACCATCATTAA
- the pqqC gene encoding pyrroloquinoline-quinone synthase PqqC, whose translation MNEMKAPPSVAAELMAPDEFEAAIRAVGTERYHDKHVFHKLLHGGKLNKGQVQAWALNRYCYQEAVPRKDAAFMSRVHDRDLRREWISRIHDHDGLGEEPGGIERWLILTDGLGLDRKYVTSRQGALPATRHIVESYVRFVREQPLVVAVASSLSELFAPSIHRERIAGMLENYDFISDGVMAYFKRRLTQAPRDSEFALAYVKANARTREEQEACVDAVRFKCDVLWAQLDVLNHAYVTPGLIPPGAFVPASL comes from the coding sequence ATGAATGAGATGAAGGCGCCGCCGTCGGTCGCAGCCGAACTGATGGCCCCGGACGAATTCGAGGCTGCGATCCGCGCCGTCGGAACAGAGCGCTATCACGACAAGCATGTGTTTCATAAGCTGCTGCACGGCGGCAAGTTGAACAAGGGTCAGGTTCAGGCCTGGGCGCTTAATCGCTATTGCTATCAGGAGGCTGTTCCGCGCAAGGACGCCGCCTTCATGAGCCGCGTGCACGACCGTGATCTGCGGCGAGAGTGGATCAGCCGCATCCATGATCACGACGGCCTCGGCGAGGAGCCGGGCGGAATCGAGCGCTGGCTCATTCTGACCGATGGCCTCGGACTCGACCGCAAATATGTAACCTCGCGGCAGGGAGCTTTGCCAGCGACCCGCCATATCGTCGAATCCTATGTGCGCTTCGTGCGCGAGCAGCCGCTCGTCGTCGCGGTCGCCTCCTCGCTTTCGGAGCTCTTTGCGCCCTCGATCCATCGCGAACGCATTGCGGGCATGCTGGAAAATTACGACTTCATCAGCGATGGCGTCATGGCTTATTTTAAGAGGCGGCTGACGCAAGCGCCCCGCGATTCGGAATTCGCGCTGGCCTATGTCAAAGCAAACGCGAGGACGCGTGAGGAGCAGGAAGCCTGCGTCGACGCCGTACGTTTCAAGTGCGATGTGCTCTGGGCGCAGCTTGATGTTTTGAACCATGCCTATGTGACGCCCGGCTTGATCCCGCCCGGCGCTTTCGTTCCGGCGTCCCTCTAG
- a CDS encoding dienelactone hydrolase family protein, whose translation MSVRDVLLPPLGLAGAVRLPSDSYGLVVFAHGSGSSRFSPRNAAVAAALNDAGFGTLLFDLLMPDEEIDRRNVFDIGLLADRLIDAIHWIDENAALSGLPLGLFGASTGAAAALVAAARLGDRVEAVVSRGGRPDLADAALELVRAPTLLIVGGDDDVVLELNQQALAKLKAPKALQIVPGATHLFPEPGALEAVIEHATRWFLVHLGHRVGPPSFSARSV comes from the coding sequence GTGAGCGTCCGTGATGTGCTTCTCCCGCCTCTCGGCCTCGCTGGCGCAGTGCGGCTTCCGTCTGACTCATACGGGCTCGTCGTATTTGCGCATGGAAGCGGCTCCAGCCGTTTCAGCCCTCGCAACGCAGCGGTCGCCGCCGCATTGAATGACGCAGGCTTCGGGACCCTTCTGTTTGACCTTCTCATGCCCGACGAGGAGATCGATCGCCGTAACGTGTTCGATATTGGGCTGTTGGCTGATCGTCTGATAGACGCGATCCATTGGATCGATGAGAACGCCGCGCTCAGCGGGCTGCCGCTTGGCCTGTTCGGCGCCAGCACCGGAGCCGCCGCGGCTCTCGTCGCGGCCGCGCGGCTCGGCGACAGGGTCGAGGCCGTCGTATCGCGGGGCGGGCGCCCCGATCTTGCTGACGCCGCGCTCGAATTGGTGCGCGCGCCGACACTGCTGATCGTTGGAGGCGATGATGATGTCGTTCTCGAACTGAATCAACAGGCGCTGGCGAAACTAAAGGCGCCAAAGGCTCTGCAGATTGTGCCCGGGGCAACTCATCTTTTCCCGGAGCCGGGCGCGCTTGAAGCCGTCATCGAGCATGCCACGCGCTGGTTCCTTGTCCATCTCGGCCATCGCGTCGGACCGCCGTCATTCAGCGCCCGATCGGTCTAA
- a CDS encoding ribose-phosphate diphosphokinase, producing the protein MTEPHMGSPALIRPVAGDRLRLFALKGTEELGQAISRRLDWPLARHEERDFEDGEHKIRPLDAVCGADVYVAHSLHGGPGQSANDKLCRLLFFIGALKDAGAARVTAVVPYLCYARKDRRTKPNDPVTTRYVAALFESVGADAIVALEVHNEAAFENAFRCRAVALTAAPLLIEAIKAVVEDAPLCIISPDLGGGKRADLLREALEASTGRQVGKAFAEKRRSADVVSGDLFVGDVAGAACIIVDDLVSTGGTLVRAARAARDRGARRIIACVTHGLFMPGAEKALADPAIERIIATDTVPPFRLAAGPVRDKLVIVSAAPLLAEAIRRLHEGEPLTDLMVF; encoded by the coding sequence ATGACGGAACCGCACATGGGGTCGCCCGCTCTCATTCGACCGGTCGCCGGTGACCGGCTGCGCCTGTTCGCTCTGAAGGGAACCGAAGAGCTCGGTCAGGCGATCAGCCGGCGCCTCGATTGGCCGCTGGCCCGGCATGAGGAGCGCGATTTCGAGGACGGCGAACACAAGATCAGGCCGCTCGACGCGGTTTGCGGCGCCGACGTCTACGTAGCGCACAGCCTTCATGGCGGCCCGGGGCAAAGCGCCAACGACAAGCTATGCCGGCTCCTCTTCTTCATCGGCGCGCTGAAGGACGCCGGCGCCGCCCGCGTAACGGCTGTGGTTCCCTATCTCTGTTATGCGCGCAAAGACCGGCGCACCAAGCCAAATGATCCGGTCACGACCCGCTACGTCGCCGCCTTGTTCGAGTCGGTGGGCGCCGACGCGATCGTCGCGCTCGAGGTCCACAATGAGGCCGCCTTCGAGAACGCTTTTCGCTGCAGGGCCGTCGCGTTGACGGCGGCGCCGCTGCTGATCGAGGCGATCAAGGCCGTCGTCGAAGACGCGCCCCTGTGCATTATCTCGCCGGACCTCGGGGGCGGCAAACGGGCTGATCTGCTCCGCGAAGCGCTCGAGGCGTCCACGGGCCGACAGGTCGGCAAGGCATTTGCGGAAAAGCGCCGCAGCGCCGACGTCGTCTCCGGCGACCTTTTCGTCGGCGACGTCGCGGGCGCCGCCTGCATCATCGTAGATGATCTTGTGAGCACCGGCGGAACGCTCGTGCGGGCGGCCCGCGCCGCGCGCGATCGCGGGGCGCGGCGGATCATCGCCTGCGTCACGCATGGTCTTTTCATGCCCGGCGCAGAGAAGGCGCTTGCCGATCCGGCCATTGAGCGAATCATAGCGACGGATACGGTCCCGCCGTTCCGGCTAGCCGCGGGGCCTGTCCGCGATAAGCTCGTCATTGTATCCGCTGCGCCGCTGCTGGCGGAAGCAATCCGGCGGCTCCACGAAGGCGAGCCGCTCACCGATCTCATGGTGTTCTGA
- a CDS encoding NAD(+) synthase → MTGFTSLYSHEFIRIAACVPPAEVADPDFAAEQTLRLAAEGDAAKTAVMVFPELGLSSYAIDDLLFQDALLDAVERAVARIADASRHLYPVLVIGAPLRCEGRLYNAALVIHRGAILGVVPKSYLPNYREFYERRYFTAGAGVTGGRLSVAGREAPFGVDLLFRSSGSAPFTFHVEICEDVWVPLPPSTRAALAGAEVLLNLSASNITIGKADARRLLCASQSARAIAAYAYSAAGPGESTTDLAWDGHAAIFEYGDLLAETQRFPRGPALAIADVDLGRLRQERMRVNSFGDCKSAELRQAPPFRTLSFRLDAPDTSVALRRTIERFPFVPSDPSRLREDCYEAYNIQVQGLARRLASTGIERAVIGVSGGLDSTQALIVAARAMDLLGRERKNVLAYTLPGFATSEETKANASALMRALGVTGGEIDIRPAAKQMLADLRHPFARGEAVYDVTFENVQAGLRTDYLFRLANQNRGLVVGTGDLSELALGWCTYGVGDHMSHYNVNASVAKTLIQHLIRFVAASGEVSEETVRVLRAILATEISPELVPPTSGVALQSTQQIVGPYALQDFNLFYLTRYGFRPSKIAFLSDHAWSDAERGAWPVDLPAGDRRAYSRAEIRHWLEVFIRRFFANQFKRSTLPNGPKISSGGSLSPRGDWRAPSDAQAKAWLAELDENVPRA, encoded by the coding sequence ATGACCGGATTTACCTCTCTCTACAGCCATGAGTTCATCCGCATCGCGGCCTGCGTGCCGCCGGCGGAGGTCGCCGATCCCGATTTCGCCGCCGAGCAAACCCTTCGCCTCGCCGCGGAGGGAGACGCGGCGAAAACCGCTGTCATGGTATTTCCGGAACTCGGGCTCTCATCTTACGCGATTGATGATCTTCTGTTTCAGGATGCGCTCCTCGACGCGGTCGAGAGAGCCGTCGCGCGGATCGCCGACGCCTCGCGCCATCTCTATCCCGTGCTGGTCATCGGAGCGCCGCTGCGATGCGAGGGGCGTCTCTACAACGCGGCGCTCGTGATTCACCGCGGCGCCATCCTTGGCGTCGTGCCGAAGAGCTATCTGCCCAACTACCGCGAATTCTACGAGCGCCGCTATTTCACCGCCGGGGCGGGCGTCACCGGGGGGCGCCTGTCGGTCGCGGGCCGCGAGGCGCCTTTCGGCGTCGATCTCCTGTTTCGTTCGTCGGGGTCGGCGCCTTTCACCTTTCACGTCGAGATCTGTGAAGACGTCTGGGTCCCCCTGCCGCCCTCGACACGCGCCGCGCTCGCCGGGGCCGAGGTGCTCTTGAACCTTTCCGCGAGCAACATCACCATCGGCAAGGCGGACGCGAGGCGCCTTTTGTGCGCCAGTCAATCCGCCCGAGCCATCGCGGCCTATGCCTATTCGGCGGCGGGGCCTGGGGAATCCACCACCGACCTCGCCTGGGATGGTCATGCCGCGATTTTCGAATATGGCGATCTCCTCGCCGAAACACAGCGGTTTCCGCGCGGGCCCGCGCTCGCTATCGCGGACGTCGATCTCGGCCGGCTCCGCCAGGAGCGCATGCGCGTCAACAGCTTTGGCGACTGCAAGAGCGCAGAGCTAAGGCAGGCGCCGCCGTTCCGGACGCTCTCGTTCAGGCTCGATGCGCCCGACACGTCCGTGGCGCTTCGGCGGACGATCGAACGCTTCCCTTTCGTGCCGTCGGACCCCTCGCGGCTGCGCGAGGATTGCTATGAGGCCTATAACATTCAGGTTCAGGGCCTCGCCAGGCGCCTTGCCTCCACGGGGATTGAGCGCGCCGTCATCGGGGTCTCGGGGGGGCTTGATTCCACGCAGGCGCTGATCGTCGCCGCCCGCGCCATGGATTTGCTCGGGCGCGAGCGGAAGAACGTGCTGGCCTATACGCTGCCCGGCTTCGCCACATCGGAGGAGACAAAGGCCAACGCTTCGGCGTTGATGCGCGCGCTCGGAGTGACTGGCGGGGAAATCGACATCCGCCCCGCTGCAAAGCAGATGCTGGCGGACCTCCGCCATCCTTTCGCGCGCGGCGAGGCGGTCTATGACGTCACATTCGAGAACGTCCAGGCGGGCCTGCGCACGGATTATCTGTTCCGCCTCGCCAACCAGAACCGCGGGCTCGTCGTCGGCACCGGCGATCTGTCGGAACTTGCGCTCGGCTGGTGCACCTATGGCGTTGGCGATCATATGTCCCACTACAACGTCAACGCCTCGGTCGCCAAAACGCTGATCCAGCATCTGATCCGTTTCGTCGCGGCGTCGGGCGAGGTGAGCGAAGAGACGGTTCGCGTACTGCGCGCCATCCTCGCGACCGAGATTTCTCCCGAACTTGTGCCGCCGACCAGCGGCGTCGCGCTGCAGTCGACGCAACAGATCGTCGGACCCTACGCCCTGCAGGACTTCAATCTTTTTTATCTGACGCGCTACGGCTTTCGGCCTTCCAAAATCGCCTTTCTTTCCGATCACGCATGGAGCGATGCGGAACGCGGCGCGTGGCCTGTCGATCTGCCGGCCGGCGATCGCCGCGCCTATTCGCGCGCCGAGATCAGACATTGGCTCGAGGTTTTTATCCGGCGCTTCTTCGCCAACCAGTTTAAACGGTCGACGCTGCCGAATGGGCCGAAGATTTCTTCGGGAGGCTCGCTGTCGCCGCGCGGCGATTGGCGGGCACCCTCCGACGCGCAGGCCAAAGCGTGGCTCGCGGAGCTCGATGAAAATGTTCCGAGGGCATAG
- a CDS encoding ABC transporter permease yields the protein MPSEPLQAALHGASLEVVASGPWTAAHAGALEPLVEKVIAGASAGSLSLDIHGVREIDTFGACLMERLLRSYRASGKQARMVGVSDQFRGLLLEIDRIAAAPAAPAKKDTRFAILEAAGRATLAIGQDFVTFIAMLGALGDALIRILVRPRTFRLTSVVNQLDRVGLRAVPIIFLITFLIGGIIAQQGFFHFRKFAAEDYTVDLVGILVLRELGVLIVAIMVAGRSGSSYTAEIGSMKMREEIDALRTMGLDPVEVLLLPRVIALVIALPILTFLGSMAALYGGGVVAWLYGGMSPSIYISRLKEAVSITHFEVGIIKAPFMALVIGVVACAEGLLVKGSAESLGLRTTTSVVKSIFLVIVLDGFFAIFFASIGM from the coding sequence GTGCCATCTGAACCATTGCAGGCCGCGTTGCATGGCGCCAGCCTCGAGGTCGTCGCTTCCGGTCCATGGACCGCCGCTCATGCGGGCGCGCTCGAACCGCTGGTCGAGAAGGTCATTGCCGGCGCGAGCGCTGGCAGCCTGTCCTTGGACATCCATGGCGTTCGCGAAATCGACACTTTCGGAGCCTGTCTCATGGAGCGGCTGCTCCGCAGCTACAGAGCCAGCGGCAAGCAGGCGCGGATGGTCGGCGTGTCGGACCAGTTTCGCGGACTGCTGCTGGAGATCGATCGCATCGCCGCCGCGCCCGCGGCTCCGGCGAAAAAGGACACGCGATTCGCGATCCTCGAAGCCGCCGGCCGCGCCACTCTCGCGATTGGCCAGGACTTCGTGACCTTCATCGCCATGCTTGGAGCGCTCGGCGATGCGCTCATCCGCATTCTGGTGCGCCCGCGGACGTTTCGCCTGACGTCCGTGGTGAATCAGCTCGACCGCGTCGGCCTGCGGGCCGTGCCGATCATCTTTTTGATCACCTTTCTGATTGGCGGGATCATCGCCCAGCAGGGCTTCTTCCATTTCCGCAAATTCGCCGCCGAAGATTACACCGTCGACCTCGTTGGCATTCTGGTGCTGCGCGAACTCGGCGTGCTGATCGTCGCAATTATGGTGGCGGGCCGTTCGGGCAGCTCCTATACAGCCGAAATCGGTTCGATGAAAATGCGCGAGGAGATCGACGCCTTGCGGACTATGGGGCTCGACCCCGTCGAAGTGCTCCTCCTGCCGCGCGTCATCGCTCTCGTCATTGCCTTGCCGATCCTGACTTTTCTCGGCTCGATGGCTGCTCTTTACGGGGGCGGAGTGGTCGCCTGGCTCTATGGCGGCATGAGCCCCTCGATCTACATCTCGCGGCTGAAAGAGGCGGTCTCGATCACTCATTTCGAGGTGGGCATCATCAAGGCGCCGTTCATGGCGCTCGTCATTGGCGTCGTCGCCTGCGCCGAGGGCCTGCTCGTGAAGGGCAGCGCCGAATCCCTCGGGCTGCGGACCACGACCTCCGTCGTGAAATCGATTTTCCTCGTTATCGTACTCGATGGTTTCTTCGCTATATTCTTCGCCTCGATCGGGATGTAG